GCGCAGTAAACTACGCGGCTGTGAACGGTTTTCAGGAATTTAAACGTGAGCATCAAATTAATTGTCGGCCTGGCAAACCCAGGCGCTGAATATGCAGCGACCCGCCACAATGCCGGGGCCTGGTATGTGGATTTACTGGCCGAGCGCCACAATCAGTCGCTGAAAGAAGAAGCGAAATTCTTTGGCTATACCGCCCGCGTTAATCTTGGCGGAGAAGACGTCCGTCTGCTGGTTCCGACCACGTTTATGAACCTCAGCGGGAAAGCCGTTGCCGCTATGGCCACTTTCTTCCGCATCGCTCCGGACGAAATTCTGGTGGCGCACGACGAGCTGGATCTGCCGCCGGGCGTGGCGAAATTTAAACTTGGTGGCGGCCACGGCGGGCACAACGGCCTGAAGGACATCATCAGCAAACTGGGCAATAACCCAAACTTTCACCGGTTACGCGTGGGGATTGGCCATCCGGGCGATAAAAACAAAGTTGTCGGCTTTGTGCTCGGCAAACCGCCGGTCAGCGAACAGAAGCTGATCGACGACGCCGTGGACGAAGCGGCGCGCTGCACCGAGGTCTGGCTGAAAGAAGGCCTGACCAAAGCGACCAATCGTCTGCACGCCTTTAAAGCACAATAAACCGGCTCTCCCCGCGCCAGGAAAGGATTTCCACGCCCGCTGGCAGCGGTTTAAGTGTATAATAGGCAAAGTTATCTACATTTTTTCAATGAAAACGTTAAAGCTCATTGATTATCAAGCAATTAAGGTGATTTAAACCATGGGATTCAAATGCGGTATCGTCGGCTTGCCGAACGTTGGTAAATCCACGCTGTTCAACGCGCTGACCAAAGCAGGTATTGAAGCGGCTAACTTCCCGTTCTGTACCATCGAGCCGAACACAGGCGTTGTGCCAATGCCGGACCCGCGTCTGGACAAGCTCGCCGAAATCGTTAAACCGCAGCGTATTCTGCCGACCACCATGGAGTTCGTGGACATCGCCGGCCTGGTGAAAGGCGCGTCTAAAGGTGAAGGCCTGGGCAACCAGTTCCTGACCAACATCCGTGAAACCGAAGCTATCGGCCACGTTGTGCGCTGCTTTGAAAACGACAACATCATCCACGTAAACAATAAAGTGGATCCGGCTGACGATATCGACGTTATTAACACCGAGCTGGCGCTGTCTGACCTGGATACCTGCGAGCGCGCGATTCACCGCGTGCAGAAGAAAGCCAAAGGCGGCGACAAAGACGCTAAGGCCGAGCTGGCGGCGCTGGAAAAATGCCTGCCGCAGCTGGAAAACGCCGGTATGCTGCGCGCGCTGAAAAATCTGACCGAAGAAGATAAGGCTGCAATCAAATACCTGAGCTTCCTGACCCTGAAGCCAACCATGTATATCGCCAACGTTAACGAAGACGGTTTTGAAAACAACCCGTACCTCGACAAAGTTCGCGAAATCGCCGCAGGTGAAGGTTCCGTTGTGGTTGCCGTATGTGCTGCCGTCGAATCCGACATCGCCGAGCTGGACGACGCCGACCGGGAAGAGTTCATGGCCGAGCTGGGTCTGGAAGAGCCGGGCCTGAACCGCGTGATTCGTGCAGGCTACGAGCTGCTGAACCTGCAAACCTACTTCACTGCTGGCGTGAAAGAAGTCCGCGCGTGGACCATCCCTGTCGGCGCCACCGCTCCGCAGGCGGCGGGTAAAATTCACACCGACTTCGAAAAAGGCTTCATCCGTGCGCAGACCATTGCCTATGAAGACTTCATCACCTTCAAGGGCGAGCAAGGTGCGAAAGAAGCCGGCAAAATGCGCGCCGAAGGTAAAGACTACGTCGTGAAAGACGGCGACGTGATGAACTTCTTGTTCAACGTCTAACCCCTTCGTGTGCCATAAAAAAATCCACGCTCGAGCGTGGATTTTTTGTTTTAATAATACGTTAAGTAAAATTTTTAAACTTAATCTAAATTAGCTGCAGAATAAGTTCAGTGAATAGATTTAAATATTCTCGGCAGCGCACCATTAAAATTCATCATAGATAAACCGTCAGGTTCATTTCATTCTAAGTCAGGTATCGCTGGTATCTACATCCTGCAAGGTACTACGTCACGTATATATCTATATCACCAGGCCATCGTCGTTGCTGTCAGTCAAAAACACTGCCAGGGCAAAGCTTGACGTCTTCAGTCTTCCAGGTAACGATTTTTTCACTGGTATCTATGTCTTTAACAGAAACAGAATCACCGGCATATAAGGAACCAGTAACTACAATATCGTAGTTATGGTTAGGCTGAGGTATAAAATTGGCATATGTCCAACGGCTCGCATAATGTACAACATCGATCAACTGCCCGGGCTTTATCGTAAACTCATTTATAAACGGACCGCTTACATTTTGCGATGCAGGCATATCTGCAAGTCTCTTGTTCCCGGTTACCGGGATGCCAATCAGGGCAAAACCTGAAGTAATACGTCTTTCCAACACTTTTTTATAACAGCCGCTGGGCTGCTTTTCATAGAACTGCAATGCCGTGTTGCCCATAGTGCTGGCGCGTATGCGGGCTGCATCCGCCCCTTTATAGTCTTCCAGTGCGGGCCGGAAGCCGGCAGTGCATCCGCTAAGAAGTATTGTCGCTATTCCAGTAGCTATAATTTTTTTATACATTTCTGAACCGTTATATTAATTTGAGTTAAGTGCAAGATCTTATAACATCACTATTTGTGTGTTTCATCTATCGAGACTTGTAGTTATTAACAAACCAGAATCTGACGCCTGGCACATTAGCACAACTGAGTTATATCATGCTACTAAGGTATATTACTTAATAAATACCCCAGAACATTG
This Klebsiella michiganensis DNA region includes the following protein-coding sequences:
- a CDS encoding peptidyl-tRNA hydrolase, with the protein product MSIKLIVGLANPGAEYAATRHNAGAWYVDLLAERHNQSLKEEAKFFGYTARVNLGGEDVRLLVPTTFMNLSGKAVAAMATFFRIAPDEILVAHDELDLPPGVAKFKLGGGHGGHNGLKDIISKLGNNPNFHRLRVGIGHPGDKNKVVGFVLGKPPVSEQKLIDDAVDEAARCTEVWLKEGLTKATNRLHAFKAQ
- the ychF gene encoding GTP-binding protein (EngD; translation-associated GTPase; the crystal structure of the Haemophilus influenzae YchF protein showed similarity to the yeast structure (PDB: 1NI3); fluorescence spectroscopy revealed nucleic acid binding; the yeast protein YBR025c interacts with the translation elongation factor eEF1), which produces MGFKCGIVGLPNVGKSTLFNALTKAGIEAANFPFCTIEPNTGVVPMPDPRLDKLAEIVKPQRILPTTMEFVDIAGLVKGASKGEGLGNQFLTNIRETEAIGHVVRCFENDNIIHVNNKVDPADDIDVINTELALSDLDTCERAIHRVQKKAKGGDKDAKAELAALEKCLPQLENAGMLRALKNLTEEDKAAIKYLSFLTLKPTMYIANVNEDGFENNPYLDKVREIAAGEGSVVVAVCAAVESDIAELDDADREEFMAELGLEEPGLNRVIRAGYELLNLQTYFTAGVKEVRAWTIPVGATAPQAAGKIHTDFEKGFIRAQTIAYEDFITFKGEQGAKEAGKMRAEGKDYVVKDGDVMNFLFNV